One Bombus huntii isolate Logan2020A chromosome 12, iyBomHunt1.1, whole genome shotgun sequence DNA segment encodes these proteins:
- the LOC126871721 gene encoding DNA polymerase alpha subunit B: MVSEESLILCFSNLGCDISDKSVIDKCIQLCHDYNIDEEKFVELWVAYTIPHSLDIDPTINNLIKFEKEDLEKNNKCSLDVPTQVVSNIHIDIQSNTEITGKNVLDIYSSGECPTLKQTKRARSPTAETESNNKLRAISHTFTPLNYTSQSDVPIRAPSTTVRGKVLLLFGPAIQNWKKQNEHDVSIVKADNSHIPKGALYMFEMFSNQGAILTMHCQSFGERLCYAWNAIEPPNSNIRYIRNIAPIKPVVFRTWGRLFITAEKPSGRKIVMLEGTKRLKIQKQAPILHLNLKAIKHYSVFTGQIVAVEGIITTEDTLTVNKLFVKGYAPLFDVPKISKDIKIYVAAGPFTPSDNLNYQPLWDLMERVVEDEPNMLILVGPFVEYTHPEIKKCSLKETFQDFFDTLLTKILQYLQGKSTRIILVPSNRDVHHHPVFPTPEFILNTNKLGSSTTNICSMPDPCIINVDGLHIGVTSVDVLRHLGQQEVSNTPGMDRLGRLAEHVLSQSSFYPVYPPPPGLNLDTRLWKQYACFERQPHVLILPSDVRHYCKPLNECLVLNPERLQKYICAKLCVRPMNNGKWDPNRVSCEIVKV, from the exons ATGGTGTCAGAAGAATCGTTAATTCTGTGCTTTTCTAATTTAGGTTGTGATATTTCCGATAAATCCGTGATCGATAAAT GTATTCAGCTATGTCATGATTATAACATAgatgaagaaaaatttgtagaATTATGGGTAGCATATACAATTCCACATTCCTTAGATATTGATCCAACAATAAACAATCTTATTAAGTTTGAAAAGGAAGATTTAGAAAAAAACAATAAATGTTCTTTAGACGTTCCTACTCAAGTAGTatcaaatatacatattgaTATACAGTCTAATACAGAAATTAC TGGTAAGAATGTTTTGGATATATACAGCAGTGGAGAATGCCCTACATTAAAG CAAACTAAAAGAGCAAGAAGTCCAACAGCTGAGACAgaaagcaataataaattacgaGCAATAAGCCATACGTTCACACCGTTGAATTATACCTCACAATC TGATGTTCCGATTCGTGCACCCAGTACAACGGTTAGAGGCAAAGTCCTTTTACTTTTTGGCCCCGCCATTCAAAATTGGAAGAAACAAAACGAGCACGATGTATCGATCGTTAAGGCGGATAATTCTCATATACCTAAAGGTGCATTGTACATGTTTGAAATGTTTTCCAATCAGGGAGCAATTCTTACCATGCATTGTCAAAGTTTTGGGGAGCGATTGTGCTACGCTTGGAACGCCATTGAACCTCCTAATTCGAATATACGTTACATTAGAAACATAGCGCCTATAAAACCAGTTGTGTTTAGAACATGGGGCAGACTATTTATAACAGCCGAAAAGCCTAGTGGAAGGAAAATTGTTATGCTGGAAGGTACTAAAAGGCTTAAAATTCAGAAACAAGCTCCCATTTTACATTTGAATCTTAAAGCAATTAAGCATTACTCAGTGTTTACTGGTCAGATCGTTGCGGTTGAGGGTATTATCACTACTGAGGATACTTTAACAGTAAATAAATTGTTTGTTAAGGGATATGCACCATTATTCGATGTACCCAAAATAtcgaaagatattaaaatatacgttGCGGCTGGTCCGTTTACACCTTctgataatttaaattatcaaCCTTTATGGGATCTTATGGAACGCGTTGTAGAAGACGAACCTAATATGTTAATATTAGTTGGACCTTTCGTAGAATATACACAtcctgaaattaaaaaatgtagttTGAAAGAGACTTTTCAAGATTTTTTTGATACGCTTTTAACGAAGATTCTGCAATATTTACAAGG GAAATCTACTCGCATTATATTGGTACCTTCTAATCGTGATGTGCATCATCATCCGGTTTTTCCAACTCCGGAGTTCATTCTAAATACAAATAAACTTGGATCAAGTACGACGAATATTTGTAGTATGCCAGATCCATGCATAATAAATGTAGACGGTTTACATATAGGAGTAACATCGGTTGATGTACTTAGACATCTTGGACAACAAGAAGTATC GAATACACCTGGAATGGATAGACTTGGTCGTTTGGCCGAGCATGTATTGTCTCAGTCCTCATTCTACCCTGTATATCCTCCTCCTCCTGGCTTGAATCTTGATACCAGACTTTGGAAACAATACGCTTGTTTTGAACGGCAACCCCACGTGTTGATCTTACCTTCCGACGTTAGACATTATTGCAAACCATTAAATGAATGCCTCGTTTTGAATCCGGAGCGATTACAAAAGTACATATGTGCTAAGTTATGTGTACGGCCAATGAATAATGGAAAATGGGATCCAAATAGAGTATCTTGTGAGATTGTAAAAGTCTGA
- the LOC126871703 gene encoding dipeptidyl peptidase 3, giving the protein MFKLHRERNILQMWPFYRQKIVSQTVLKYFLRFFSFNISIKERRVGFIILNRDKNVKLLRNNFVSSVKLLSTKMSEDISLFTLPNNQPIIALECDTAFNALTKKEKLYAHYLSQAAWNGGLIVYVQTSPESPLLFALLHKIFLSETINELKNSAFNAGVSEDEFTAFLVYSCGIFANAGNYKSFGDSKIIPNFPKDKFEAIIKISKAYENNPKDIEEIWNKIQNIIYSTEGKLKSLGLGEKGVTTYFSANCTDKDAELVNDFMQNKGLESYNARCFKIANKQNDSEGSKNIDIYEIRLASVEINDNPNITLSEEVFKNARFKITRGDYSKLLIPVVDNIQKAKEYAANETEKSMLNKYIQHFKTGSLQDHKDGSRLWIKDKGPVIETYIGFIETYRDPAGQRGEFEGFVAMVNKEMSKKFATLVSNAEKFIPKLPWARDFEKDEFLRPDFTSLDVLTFSGSGIPAGINIPNYDEIRQSEGFKNVSLGNVIPANMKLDVLPFLSEHDQTLMNNYRVASFEVQVGLHELLGHGTGKLLRKLESGLYNFDMGKVKNPFTGEPINKFFLPGETYDSKFGSMGSSYEECRAEAVGLYLSLEKDILSIFGHENSKADDIIYVNWLSLLWTGCAKALEMYQPSTKKWLQAHSQARYVLLRVCLEAGNDFVNVIESEPGKNLLLTVDRTKILTVGKKAIGEFLTKLQIYKSTGDIEEAKKMYDKYSEVPETGPHPWAHWRDIVLAHKEPRKIFVQSNTFVNGENEVQLKNYEPNFAGMIQSWIERFPSADVSQTLIELAEKDKQHFTLDN; this is encoded by the exons ATGTTTAAATTGCACCGCGAAAGAAATATATTGCAGATGTGGCCATTTTATCGACAGAAGATTGTTTCACAAACCGTgcttaaatattttctacggtttttttcatttaacatTAGTATTAAGGAAAGAAGAGTAGGATTTATAATTCTAAATAGGGATAAAAACGTTAAGcttttaagaaataattttgtttcaaG TGTGAAATTATTATCTACAAAAATGAGTGAAGATATTTCCTTGTTTACTTTACCGAATAACCAACCAATAATTGCTTTAGAATGTGATACTGCATTTAATGCattaacaaaaaaggaaaaattatatGCACATTATTTAAGTCAAGCTGCATGGAATGGTGGTCTTATTGTATATGTACAAACTTCCCCAGAATCACCATTATTATTTGcccttttacataaaattttcTTATCTGAAACAATAAatgaattgaaaaattctGCATTTAATGCTGGTGTTAGTGAAGATGAGTTCACA GCATTTTTAGTATATTCTTGTGGAATCTTTGCAAATGCTGGTAATTATAAATCTTTTGGTGACAGCAAAATAATACCTAACTTCCCTAAGGATAAATTTGAAGccataataaaaatttcaaaggcATATGAAAATAATCCCAAAGACATTGaagaaatttggaataaaattcaaaatataatatattctacagaaggaaaattaaaatctttGGGATTAGGTGAAAAAGGGGTTACAACTTATTTCTCTGCTAATTGTACAGACAAAGATGCAGAATTAGTTAATGATTTTATGCAAAATAAAGGACTAGAATCTTATAATGCCAGATGTTTTAAAATAGCAAATAAACAAAACGATTCTGAAGGTTCCAAAAACATAGATATATATGAAATCAGATTAGCTTCTGTGGAGATCAATGATAATCCTAATATTACATTGTCAGAAGAAGTATTTAAAAATGCAAGATTTAAAATTACAAGAGGAGACTATAGCAAACTTTTGATTCCAGTTGTTGATAATATTCAGAAAGCAAAAGAATATGCTGCAAATGAAACTGAAAAGAgtatgttaaataaatatatacagcATTTCAAGACAGGATCTTTACAAGATCATAAAGATGGATCTCGTTTGTGGATTAAGGACAAAGGACCAGTTATAGAAACTTATATTGGTTTTATTGAAACCTATAGAGATCCAGCAGGTCAGAGAGGGGAGTTTGAAGGATTTGTAGCAATGGTAAATAAAGAAATGTCCAAAAAATTTGCTACATTAGTAAGTAATgcagaaaaatttataccaaAGCTTCCTTGGGCCAGAGACTTTGAAAAAGATGAATTTCTAAGGCCTGATTTTACTTCATTGGATGTTCTAACATTCTCAGGATCTGGTATCCCTGCAGGtataaatattccaaattaTGATGAAATTAGGCAATCAGAAggatttaaaaatgtttctttgGGTAATGTAATTCCtgcaaatatgaaattagATGTACTGCCATTTTTATCTGAACACGATCAAACTCTAATGAATAATTATAGAGTAGCTAGCTTTGAAGTACAAGTTGGTTTGCATGAACTTCTTGGTCATGGAACAGGTAAATTATTGAGGAAATTAGAATCTGgtttatataattttgacATGGGAAAAGTAAAAAATCCTTTTACTGGAGAaccaataaataaattctttttaccTGGTGAAACATATGATTCAAAGTTTGGGTCAATGGGATCTTCTTATGAAGAATGCAGGGCAGAAGCAGTTggattatatttatctttagaGAAAGATATACTAAGTATATTTGGACATGAGAATTCTAAGGCTgatgatataatatatgttaatTGGTTATCTTTATTATGGACTGGTTGTGCAAAAGCTTTAGAAATGTATCAACCATCTACTAAGAAGTGGCTACAAGCTCATTCTCAAGCAAGATATGTCTTACTTAGAGTTTGTTTAGAAGCTGGCAATGATTTTGTTAATGTTATAGAATCTGAGCCAGggaagaatttattattaactgTTGACAGAACGAAAATTTTGACAGTTGGTAAAAAAGCGATTGGAGAGTTCTTAactaaattgcaaatttataaaagtacAGGTGACATTGAAGAAGCCAAAAAAATGTATGACAAATATAGTGAAGTACCCGAAACAGGTCCGCATCCATGGGCACATTGGAGAGATATAGTTTTAGCTCACAAAGAACcacgaaaaatatttgtacaatcTAACACATTTGTAAATG GTGAAAATGAAGTACAATTGAAAAACTATGAACCCAATTTTGCTGGAATGATTCAGTCTTGGATAGAAAGATTCCCTTCTGCAGATGTTTCACAAACACTTATTGAACTTGCAGAAAAAGACAAACAACATTTTACACTGGACAATTAA
- the LOC126871748 gene encoding DNA repair protein RAD51 homolog A-like, producing the protein MTAMATTATLQGDEEFEEYNPQAKLIKTLEGNGITAGDVKKLEEAGYYTVEAVAYAPKKCLIAIKGISEAKADKILQEASKLVVMGFKSATEIHQTRSNIVFVTTGSSELDRLLGGGIETGSITEIFGEFRSGKTQLCHTLAVNCQLPIDMGGAEGKCLYIDTEGTFRPERLIAVAERYKIAGDSVLDNVACARAYNTDHQTQLLIQASAMMTESRYALLIVDSATGLYRTEYSGRGELAARQMHLGRFLRMLLRLADEHGVAVVITNQVVAQVDGAASMFGGDQKKPIGGHILAHASTTRLYLRKGRGETRICKIYDSPCLPESEAMFAINADGIGDVKE; encoded by the exons atgacaGCTATGGCAACCACAGCTACTCTTCAAGGAGATGaagaatttgaagaatatAATCCACAagcaaaattaataaaaacccTGGAA GGAAATGGTATAACAGCAGGAGATGTAAAAAAGCTGGAAGAAGCTGGCTACTATACTGTGGAAGCTGTAGCCTATGCTCCAAAAAAGTGCTTAATTGCTATCAAAGGTATCAGTGAAGCTAAAGCAGATAAAATTTTACAAGAAGCTTCCAAACTTGTTGTAATGGGATTTAAGAGTGCTACTGAAATTCATCAAACTCGTTCCAATATTGTTTTTGTAACAACTGGTTCCAGTGAATTGGACAGACTATTAGGCGGTGGTATCGAAACGGGTtctattacagaaatatttggAGAATTTAGATCAGGAAAGACTCAATTATGTCATACGCTTGCTGTGAATTGTCAATTACCGATAGATATGGGTGGTGCAGAAGGAAAATGTCTTTACATAGATACAGAAGGAACTTTTAGACCCGAAAGGTTAATTGCTGTTGCTGAAAGATATAAGATAGCAGGGGATTCTGTATTAGATAATGTGGCATGTGCTAGAGCTTATAATACAGATCATCAAACTCAATTACTAATTCAAGCTAGTGCTATGATGACAGAATCTAGATATGCATTATTGATAGTAGATAGTGCAACCGGTTTATATAGAACTGAATACTCTGGAAGGGGAGAATTAGCTGCTAGACAAATGCATTTAGGTAGATTTCTCAGAATGTTGCTCAGATTAGCGGATGAACATGGTGTTGCTGTTGTTATAACCAATCAAGTTGTGGCACAAGTTGATGGTGCAGCTAGTATGTTTGGTGGCGACCAAAAAAAGCCTATTGGTGGTCATATTTTAGCTCATGCAAGTACTAcaagattatatttacgtaAGGGTAGAGGTGAAACTAGAATATGTAAAATCTATGATTCACCCTGTTTGCCTGAGAGTGAAGCAATGTTTGCAATAAATGCAGATGGTATTGGTGATGTCAAAGAATAA
- the LOC126871710 gene encoding neurochondrin homolog has product MSISKNVKKYETILKSVETDSEKFAALFMITKLVDSKDCTVAEKKVLFEAIGKKFLAKLLSTEVVPVDCPPQVYKSVALSILSAFCGESELASHPDMITHIPALLEIISQADEDADDNMLIIVSEAYTCLQNIAQYSPGQQVLLEQKAITKMCDIYSEKSFQTDQALNILVTLVQRFGPEAWDATDTAPFHVIINKIALDFETDHTERKFQLCTILQALLMSCRKNIISETAKEESWPSSIHKALSDILGSKIGKNQRDPALKLASVMLDLLGAEWTLLDKEKPKVFLLLLIQLASIEVRMQVEGKQLKTIMANADLVTSCFIIIEISLGYITNDQLDLDQKEKQSLYTVLKGAFAAIIGLLTAVSKMKEITDVKEKIFICAVVRVLAAWLAQETTAMRSQVYAVLPYVLTVANDTFYAHRNRKLSEKAKANAKIKSDEATSSGELVTHDPLSEIDLLRLLLPALCYLAVEEDARKILIKHKQEEVLFECLSYHWTIVHHKKPPIPKSERLKALKEPEKEEDLDLHVSEAIKDSRVAMVSVCNVLMNITVLEAKLVEESPTFISLLKFIFNNLPELKQIPENLVLHGHLAVLGLLLLKQQATRVKKNDFSICRYIQATIRFLWDAYIIDESNDPTELVVAMSYKERWMELMELWFLGMQTMAGVLQVIPWLSQFTLESGWAEEIIEILKKIKIGSLQPNVKFAFEDLLCHLVKADENVASVLKKCGALTVCRNHRMMELGKHLFGD; this is encoded by the coding sequence ATGAGTATTTCAAAGAACgtgaaaaaatatgaaactatTTTGAAGTCTGTTGAAACTGATTCAGAAAAATTTGCTGCATTATTTATGATAACAAAATTGGTGGATAGCAAAGATTGTACAGTAGCAGAAAAAAAAGTGTTATTTGAAGCTATTGGAAAAAAATTTTTAGCGAAATTATTATCTACAGAAGTAGTTCCTGTGGATTGTCCTCCACAAGTATATAAGTCTGTAGCATTGTCTATACTTTCTGCATTCTGTGGAGAATCAGAATTAGCTTCTCATCCTGACATGATTACTCATATACCTGCATTACTTGAAATTATATCGCAAGCCGATGAAGATGCAGATGATAATATGTTAATTATTGTTAGTGAAGCATATACCTGTCTGCAAAATATTGCACAATATTCTCCTGGGCAACAAGTTTTACTTGAACAGAAAGCAATTACAAAAATGTGTGATATTTATTCAGAAAAAAGCTTTCAGACAGACCAAGCTTTGAACATTTTAGTTACTTTAGTTCAGAGATTTGGTCCAGAAGCATGGGATGCAACAGATACTGCACCTTTCCatgttattataaataagattGCATTAGATTTTGAAACAGATCAtacagaaagaaaatttcagttATGTACAATTTTGCAAGCTTTACTAATGTCCTGCAGAAAAAACATAATTAGTGAAACTGCTAAAGAAGAATCTTGGCCTTCTAGCATTCACAAGGCTTTATCTGATATTCTTGGATCAAAGATAGGCAAAAATCAACGCGATCCAGCACTAAAACTTGCTTCTGTCATGCTAGATTTATTGGGAGCAGAATGGACTTTATTAGATAAAGAAAAACcaaaagtatttttattattattgattcAATTGGCATCTATAGAAGTTAGAATGCAAGTGGAAGgaaaacaattaaaaactATAATGGCAAATGCAGACTTAGTTACatcttgttttattattattgaaatttctcTTGGATATATTACTAATGATCAATTGGACCTAGaccaaaaagaaaaacagtCATTATATACTGTTTTAAAGGGAGCCTTCGCTGCAATTATAGGTTTACTTACAGCAGTATCTAAGATGAAAGAAATAACAGATgtcaaagaaaaaatatttatttgtgcTGTGGTAAGAGTATTAGCAGCATGGCTTGCTCAGGAAACAACAGCTATGCGTTCTCAAGTTTATGCAGTTTTACCATATGTATTAACAGTAGCCAATGACACATTTTATGCAcacagaaatagaaaattgtcAGAGAAGGCTAAAGCAAATgctaaaattaaaagcgatgAAGCAACATCATCTGGAGAACTAGTTACTCATGATCCTTTAAGTGAAATTGATTTATTGAGACTTTTATTACCAGCATTGTGTTATTTAGCTGTAGAAGAAGATgctagaaaaattttaattaaacacaAACAAGAGGAAGTCCTGTTTGAATGTTTATCTTACCATTGGACAATTGTTCATCATAAAAAGCCACCAATACCAAAATCAGAAAGATTAAAAGCATTGAAAGAAccagaaaaagaagaagatttaGACCTTCATGTATCAGAAGCAATCAAAGATTCAAGGGTGGCCATGGTCTCTGTGTGCAATGTTTTAATGAACATTACTGTATTAGAGGCAAAATTAGTGGAAGAATCAccaacatttatttctttattaaaatttattttcaataatctCCCAGAACTTAAACAAATTCCTGAAAATCTAGTATTGCACGGTCATCTTGCAGTTTTGGGATTGCTGTTATTGAAGCAACAGGCAACACGTGTcaagaaaaatgatttttctatATGTCGATATATTCAGGCTACTATAAGATTTTTGTGGGATGCATATATAATTGATGAAAGCAATGATCCCACTGAACTTGTTGTTGCTATGTCATATAAAGAGCGATGGATGGAACTTATGGAACTATGGTTTCTTGGAATGCAAACAATGGCTGGGGTGTTACAAGTTATACCTTGGCTTTCACAATTTACTCTTGAGTCAGGTTGGGCAGAAGAAATTATTGAGATTctcaagaaaataaaaataggaagTCTTCAGCCAAATGTAAAGTTTGCTTTTGAAGATCTTTTGTGCCATTTAGTTAAAGCAGATGAAAATGTTGCTTCTGTTTTGAAGAAATGTGGGGCTTTAACAGTATGCAGAAATCATCGTATGATGGAGCTGGGAAAACATCTTTTTGGAGATTAA
- the LOC126871766 gene encoding N-acylneuraminate-9-phosphatase: protein MLHQLRLKYLLGLITNGPSNAQWEKIRKLSLEQYFDIILVSGDLPWEKPKREIFRKAYRFLNVKPDSCVMVGDKLETDILGGIEAGLGCTIWIPTLDKPPLLRGDPQPDFTIRHVTDLLSILNRSPDAPELEDSSSNASDGS, encoded by the exons ATGCTGCATCAATTGAGGTTAAAATACCTCTTAGGTTTGATTACAAATGGTCCATCTAATGCACAATGggaaaaaatacgaaaacTTTCACTAGAACAATATTTCGATATAATTCTTGTATCAGGAGATTTACCATGGgaaaaacccaaaagggaaatatttcgaaaagcATACCgatttttaaatgttaaacCAGATAGTTGTGTAATGGTTGGTGACAAACTGGAAACTGATATCCTGG GTGGAATAGAAGCAGGTCTAGGGTGTACAATTTGGATTCCAACATTGGATAAACCACCCTTATTAAGGGGAGATCCACAACCAGATTTTACTATAAGGCATGTCACAGATCTCTTAAGTATTTTAAACAGAAGTCCTGATGCACCAGAACTTGAAGATTCTTCTTCAAATGCGTCAGATGGTAGTTGA
- the LOC126871732 gene encoding uncharacterized protein LOC126871732 isoform X1, which translates to MTRCNKSEVNLKSTAYNQNGQNYYEQLTAYNSMSAHLRRILLAKCVVDARNRSYIRKKKQMCKQTDWKPQFVKTEITNNVIDKLTYDVSYHPMDFLRMNYDSKYFCQCEARKYFTNPLSDYNEICSRPKSHSHVVCPSSSIFKTDSSEPVTSNSKNIREQSYSQSSNSCRKIFNSTSVETALKFQDRIEKNSMYYKSTCDYLSQNINHLPSEDSTSRNHRNYETAQLCTDFIDQKAHIKDEEAKYAKFMYDITHEIILNGLYTDEELQEVFKKHTEENKTILDTKRMLYEIYQLKLALNISDNSEGEELEDLVYAQQLLNISEIRPLMPARGLNEDRVLKKLMWYQKLDEIRRDALSAKSKSVILIDANPELHITEKDVLTSLIEADINPEKARKICRKLFFKSKSLNQMIKPNNEYGMEESDQFDTNLTESYDLNKVDEQDKSSVTDDFVTEGHKDIQT; encoded by the exons ACAGCATATAACTCTATGAGCGCGCACTTACGACGCATTTTACTGGCAAAATGTGTCGTTGATGCTAGAAACAGAAGCTATATacgtaaaaaaaaacaaatgtGCAAACAAACAGATTGGAAACCACAATTTGTAAAAACtgaaattacaaataacgTAATTGATAAATTGACGTATGATGTCTCATATCATCCAATG GATTTTTTAAGAATGAACTATGACTCAAAGTATTTCTGCCAGTGTGAAGCTCGGAAGTACTTTACTAATCCTTTATCCGATTATAATGAGATCTGTTCACGACCAAAATCTCACAGTCATGTAGTTTGTCCAAGTTCAtcaatatttaaaacagataGTTCGGAGCCAGTTACATcaaatagtaaaaatataaGAGAACAGTCTTATTCACAATCAAGTAATAGTTGTAGaaagatttttaattctacAAGTGTGGAAACTGCattaaaatttcaagataG aatagaaaaaaattcgatgTATTATAAATCTACTTGTGATTATTTATCACAAAACATCAATCATCTTCCATCAGAAGATAGCACATCAAGAAATCATAGAAATTATGAAACCGCTCAACTATGTACTGACTTCATTGATCAAAAAGCACATATAAAGGATGAAGAAGCGAAATACGCAAAATTTATGTACGATATTACACATGAAATAATACTCAATGGTTTGTATACTGATGAAGAGCTACAAGAAGTATTTAAGAAACACACTGAAGAAAACAAAACAATTCTAGACACG AAGCGAATGTTGTACGAGatttatcaattaaaactTGCTTTAAATATATCGGATAATTCAGAGGGAGAAGAATTAGAAGATCTTGTATATGCTCAgcaattattaaatatttctgaaattcgACCACTGATGCCTGCAAGAGGTCTAAATGAAGATAGAGtacttaaaaaattaatgtGGTATCAGAAACTAGACGAAATCAGGCGTGATGCACTAAGCGCTAAAAGTAAATCGGTCATATTGATTGATGCTAATCCCGAATTACATATAACTGAGAAAGATGTTCTAACGTCACTAATAGAAGCTGATATCAATCCCGAAAAAGCTcgaaaaatttgtagaaaacttttttttaaaagCAAATCATTG aaCCAAATGATAAAACCAAACAATGAATATGGAATGGAAGAAAGCGATCAATTTGATACCAATTTAACAGAATCTTATGATTTAAACAAAGTAGATGAACAGGATAAAAGTTCTGTGACTGATGATTTTGTAACAGAAGGACATAAAGATATACAAACGTAA
- the LOC126871732 gene encoding uncharacterized protein LOC126871732 isoform X2, which produces MSAHLRRILLAKCVVDARNRSYIRKKKQMCKQTDWKPQFVKTEITNNVIDKLTYDVSYHPMDFLRMNYDSKYFCQCEARKYFTNPLSDYNEICSRPKSHSHVVCPSSSIFKTDSSEPVTSNSKNIREQSYSQSSNSCRKIFNSTSVETALKFQDRIEKNSMYYKSTCDYLSQNINHLPSEDSTSRNHRNYETAQLCTDFIDQKAHIKDEEAKYAKFMYDITHEIILNGLYTDEELQEVFKKHTEENKTILDTKRMLYEIYQLKLALNISDNSEGEELEDLVYAQQLLNISEIRPLMPARGLNEDRVLKKLMWYQKLDEIRRDALSAKSKSVILIDANPELHITEKDVLTSLIEADINPEKARKICRKLFFKSKSLNQMIKPNNEYGMEESDQFDTNLTESYDLNKVDEQDKSSVTDDFVTEGHKDIQT; this is translated from the exons ATGAGCGCGCACTTACGACGCATTTTACTGGCAAAATGTGTCGTTGATGCTAGAAACAGAAGCTATATacgtaaaaaaaaacaaatgtGCAAACAAACAGATTGGAAACCACAATTTGTAAAAACtgaaattacaaataacgTAATTGATAAATTGACGTATGATGTCTCATATCATCCAATG GATTTTTTAAGAATGAACTATGACTCAAAGTATTTCTGCCAGTGTGAAGCTCGGAAGTACTTTACTAATCCTTTATCCGATTATAATGAGATCTGTTCACGACCAAAATCTCACAGTCATGTAGTTTGTCCAAGTTCAtcaatatttaaaacagataGTTCGGAGCCAGTTACATcaaatagtaaaaatataaGAGAACAGTCTTATTCACAATCAAGTAATAGTTGTAGaaagatttttaattctacAAGTGTGGAAACTGCattaaaatttcaagataG aatagaaaaaaattcgatgTATTATAAATCTACTTGTGATTATTTATCACAAAACATCAATCATCTTCCATCAGAAGATAGCACATCAAGAAATCATAGAAATTATGAAACCGCTCAACTATGTACTGACTTCATTGATCAAAAAGCACATATAAAGGATGAAGAAGCGAAATACGCAAAATTTATGTACGATATTACACATGAAATAATACTCAATGGTTTGTATACTGATGAAGAGCTACAAGAAGTATTTAAGAAACACACTGAAGAAAACAAAACAATTCTAGACACG AAGCGAATGTTGTACGAGatttatcaattaaaactTGCTTTAAATATATCGGATAATTCAGAGGGAGAAGAATTAGAAGATCTTGTATATGCTCAgcaattattaaatatttctgaaattcgACCACTGATGCCTGCAAGAGGTCTAAATGAAGATAGAGtacttaaaaaattaatgtGGTATCAGAAACTAGACGAAATCAGGCGTGATGCACTAAGCGCTAAAAGTAAATCGGTCATATTGATTGATGCTAATCCCGAATTACATATAACTGAGAAAGATGTTCTAACGTCACTAATAGAAGCTGATATCAATCCCGAAAAAGCTcgaaaaatttgtagaaaacttttttttaaaagCAAATCATTG aaCCAAATGATAAAACCAAACAATGAATATGGAATGGAAGAAAGCGATCAATTTGATACCAATTTAACAGAATCTTATGATTTAAACAAAGTAGATGAACAGGATAAAAGTTCTGTGACTGATGATTTTGTAACAGAAGGACATAAAGATATACAAACGTAA